One Vanessa cardui chromosome 23, ilVanCard2.1, whole genome shotgun sequence DNA segment encodes these proteins:
- the LOC124539604 gene encoding zinc finger BED domain-containing protein 5-like, translating into MKRWLKSNDSASDEANEKSSTSKVKRRKFCNEYLAFGFTSTNLNGEERPQCVICYEVLSNESMKPAKLRRHLETKHQDLREKSKSFFQIKASELERSKKTMMKTATGTNNENAVLASYQVSLLVAKSGKPHTIAEELILPCAKIMVSAMLGDKASKELDIISLSNSTVKSRIDEMSGNVKEQLILNVKASTFYALQLDESTDISNDANLLAYVRYEHNDGINEDLLFCMPLPSHTTGEAIFEVLNKFMSTHEIPWDKCVAVSTDGARAMTGTRIGLQARVKKMNPSIVWHHCCIHREALAAKNMPEKLKTVLDDIVQVVNFIKARPLNSRIFGMICEEMGSIHKQLLLHAEVRWLSRGKVVSRVFELRDEIRIFFLKNSVGGANKHADKFNDFGWLSMAAYLADIFNALNELNLGLQGRDNNIFQVEDKIETMLKKIDLWTNRTIKQNYNHFPTLAAFLESSGEATLSTQVQDEMIKHLRTLRSSFRNYFPVPDKNKTWIVDPFNTDVTDIIGLTTVQENQLIEISCDSALKRTFKEFSLSSFWLNVKKDYKEISEEALKHLLLFSTTYLCEKAFSALVYTKNKYRNRLHVESDLRLQLNSNINPNITNLVAKKQHQPSH; encoded by the coding sequence ATGAAACGCTGGTTAAAATCAAATGATTCCGCTTCAGACGAAGCAAATGAAAAATCTTCGACTTCAAAGGTTAAACGTCGAAAGTTTTGCAACGAATACTTAGCTTTCGGTTTCACAAGTACCAATTTAAACGGCGAAGAAAGACCTCAGTGCGTCATATGCTACGAAGTTTTGTCGAATGAGTCAATGAAACCGGCCAAACTCCGACGTCATTTAGAAACAAAACACCAAGATCTTCGTGAGAAATCTAAATCCTTTTTCCAAATTAAAGCTTCGGAATTAGAGCGAAGCAAAAAAACAATGATGAAGACTGCTACTGGGACCAATAACGAAAATGCTGTATTAGCGTCTTACCAAGTATCCTTGTTAGTTGCAAAAAGTGGTAAGCCTCACACCATCGCCGAAGAATTAATATTACCGTGCGCTAAAATTATGGTTTCTGCTATGTTGGGAGACAAAGCTTCCAAGGAATTGGACATAATATCGTTATCAAACAGTACAGTGAAGAGTAGAATTGATGAAATGTCAGGAAATGTTAAAGAGCAGTTGATTTTGAACGTTAAAGCGAGCACATTTTATGCTTTGCAATTAGATGAGAGCACAGATATTAGCAATGATGCAAACTTGCTTGCATATGTTCGTTACGAACACAACGACGGTATAAATGAGGATTTATTATTCTGTATGCCTCTGCCTTCGCATACTACAGGTGAAGCTATTTTTGAAGTATTGAACAAATTTATGTCCACTCATGAAATACCGTGGGATAAATGTGTGGCGGTTAGTACCGATGGTGCTCGAGCTATGACCGGTACACGAATAGGACTTCAGGCGCGCGTAAAGAAGATGAATCCATCTATTGTCTGGCATCATTGCTGCATTCATAGAGAGGCATTAGCTGCTAAAAATATgccagaaaaattaaaaacagtgtTAGATGACATAGTGCAGGtagtgaattttattaaagcgaGGCCTCTAAATTCCCGTATTTTCGGAATGATTTGTGAAGAAATGGGAAGCATTCACAAGCAGTTGTTATTGCATGCTGAAGTACGTTGGTTATCTCGTGGCAAAGTTGTGTCACGTGTTTTTGAGCTGAGAGATGAGATAAGAATATTCTTTTTGAAAAATTCTGTAGGCGGAGCTAATAAACATGCTGATAAATTTAATGACTTTGGATGGCTCTCAATGGCAGCATATTTAGCTGATATCTTTAATGCCCTTAACGAGCTGAACTTGGGTCTGCAAGGGAGAGATAACAACATCTTCCAAGTTGAAGATAAAATAGAAACGATGCTAAAAAAGATTGACCTTTGGACTAATCGtacaattaaacaaaactataatCACTTTCCTACACTGGCAGCGTTTTTGGAATCCTCTGGTGAAGCAACGTTGTCAACACAAGTACAAGACGAAATGATTAAACACCTCCGCACGTTGAGGTCTTCGTTTCGGAATTATTTTCCAGTACccgacaaaaataaaacttggaTAGTAGACCCTTTCAACACAGACGTTACTGATATCATTGGCTTGACAACGGTACAGGAAAATCAATTAATCGAAATATCCTGTGATTCAGCTTTGAAACGAACTTTCAAGGAATTCTCTTTGTCAAGTTTTTGgttgaatgtaaaaaaagattataaggAAATATCAGAAGAAGCACTGAAACATTTGCTGCTTTTCTCAACCACATACCTCTGTGAAAAGGCATTCTCTGCTCtggtatatactaaaaataaatacagaaacaGATTGCATGTGGAATCCGATTTGAGATTACAACTTAATAGCAACATCAACCCAAACATCACTAACTTAGTTGCAAAAAAGCAGC
- the LOC124539716 gene encoding protein C12orf4 homolog isoform X1 has product MTSETLQNTSKTFEFSFPTCTNEELLYKLEVPVQIPYDGSTRELVQRVLKMFHIPVYLEDELNEKLAEFVSEETKNFHNERDAKLIDQFKNNELDVESVIKNWEKQFKENVVDFAEQKGTSDEEVFAAAYHKLVHSPALETIMQVESSYAKTVMNMLKNRDEDIQKLTQKQTEEMEEKMRLLNVSTTEEEINALAAQHFEQQSLAAGRWDSQLDALRHTQRATHRAWLMTAINEYQTDERVTPSTSPLSALPPEPLAPLAPRLEESFTIHLGSQLKQTHNIRLVAVDMLDLCSGDRADGGAWSRVQPALALYSSELSGAVLCADARVRSPQLRAATEHHFADLDAQLRRIADAVEEPAARRNAQREGGARARRALQPGDVFVTRHSNLADAHVVFHLVVDDDSLKSGDITSRHPAILGLRNILKAACCNDVTSIAIPLLLRHELTEEMTAAWCMRRAELVLKCVKGFVLEASGGGGAALRTLTAALPAAISPALFAALGALLPTIFRVSGPVRARPQPA; this is encoded by the exons ATGACTTCGGAAACTTTACAAAATACTTCCAAAACCTTCGAGTTCTCCTTTCCAACATGTACCAACGAAGAATTGCTATACAAGCTGGAGGTGCCCGTGCAAATCCCATACGACGGCTCGACGCGAGAGCTCGTGCAAagagttttaaaaatgtttcacaTACCGGTGTACTTGGAGGATG AACTTAATGAAAAGTTAGCTGAATTTGTATCAGAAGAAACGAAAAACTTTCATAATGAACGAGATGCGAAACTTATTGATCAGTTCAAGAATAATGAGCTGGATGTAgaaagtgtaataaaaaattgGGAGAAACAATTCAAGGAGAATGTCGTAGACTTTGCTGAGCAAAAAGGAACATCAGATGAAGAAGTGTTTGCAGCCGCTTACCACAAGCTGGTCCATTCACCCGCCTTGGAGACCATCATGCAAGTGGAAAGCTCTTATGCTAAGACTGTTATGAATATGTTGAAGAACCGTGATGAGGATATTCAAAAACTTACACAAAA acaaaCAGAGGAAATGGAAGAGAAAATGCGACTTTTAAATGTATCGACAACTGAAGAAGAAATTAATGCATTAGCAGCACAACATTTTGAGCAGCAAAGCCTGGCAGCGGGGAGGTGGGACTCTCAGCTCGATGCTTTGAGACACACTCAAAGAGCCACTCACAGAGCCTGGCTCATGACCGCTATTAATGAATATCAGACTGATGAAAGAGTTACTCCAAG CACGTCGCCGCTGAGCGCGCTGCCGCCGGAGCCGCTGGCGCCGCTCGCGCCGCGACTGGAGGAGAGCTTCACCATACACCTCGGCTCGCAGCTCAAGCAGACGCACAACATCCGCCTCGTGGCCGTCGACATGCTGGACCTCTGCTCCGGCGACAGGGCAGACGG GGGGGCGTGGTCGCGCGTGCAGCCGGCGCTGGCGCTGTACTCGAGTGAGCTGAGCGGCGCCGTGCTGTGCGCCGACGCGCGGGTGCGCTCGCCGCAGCTGCGCGCCGCCACCGAGCACCACTTCGCCGACCTCGACGCGCAGCTGCGGCGCATCGCGGACGCCGTGGAGGAGCCC GCGGCGCGGCGCAACGCGCAGCGCgagggcggcgcgcgcgcgcggcgggcgCTGCAGCCCGGCGACGTGTTCGTGACGCGCCACAGCAACCTGGCGGACGCGCACGTCGTCTTCCACCTCGTCGTCGACGACGACTCCCTCAAATCAG GTGACATAACGTCGCGCCACCCCGCCATCCTGGGTCTCCGCAACATTCTGAAGGCGGCCTGCTGCAACGACGTCACCTCCATCGCGATACCGCTGCTGCTGCGGCACGAGCTGACGGAG GAGATGACGGCGGCGTGGTGCATGCGGCGCGCGGAGCTGGTGCTGAAGTGCGTGAAGGGCTTCGTGCTGGAGgcgagcggcggcggcggcgcggcgctgcGCACGCTGACGGCGGCGCTGCCGGCCGCCATCAGCCCGGCGCTGTTCGCGGCGCTGGGCGCGCTGCTGCCGACCATCTTCCGCGTGTCCGGCCCCGTGCGCGCGCGCCCGCAGCCCGCCTAG
- the LOC124539716 gene encoding protein C12orf4 homolog isoform X2, translated as MYQRRIAIQAGGARANPIRRLDARARAKSFKNVSHTGVLGGCNHFAELNEKLAEFVSEETKNFHNERDAKLIDQFKNNELDVESVIKNWEKQFKENVVDFAEQKGTSDEEVFAAAYHKLVHSPALETIMQVESSYAKTVMNMLKNRDEDIQKLTQKQTEEMEEKMRLLNVSTTEEEINALAAQHFEQQSLAAGRWDSQLDALRHTQRATHRAWLMTAINEYQTDERVTPSTSPLSALPPEPLAPLAPRLEESFTIHLGSQLKQTHNIRLVAVDMLDLCSGDRADGGAWSRVQPALALYSSELSGAVLCADARVRSPQLRAATEHHFADLDAQLRRIADAVEEPAARRNAQREGGARARRALQPGDVFVTRHSNLADAHVVFHLVVDDDSLKSGDITSRHPAILGLRNILKAACCNDVTSIAIPLLLRHELTEEMTAAWCMRRAELVLKCVKGFVLEASGGGGAALRTLTAALPAAISPALFAALGALLPTIFRVSGPVRARPQPA; from the exons ATGTACCAACGAAGAATTGCTATACAAGCTGGAGGTGCCCGTGCAAATCCCATACGACGGCTCGACGCGAGAGCTCGTGCAAagagttttaaaaatgtttcacaTACCGGTGTACTTGGAGGATG taATCACTTTGCAGAACTTAATGAAAAGTTAGCTGAATTTGTATCAGAAGAAACGAAAAACTTTCATAATGAACGAGATGCGAAACTTATTGATCAGTTCAAGAATAATGAGCTGGATGTAgaaagtgtaataaaaaattgGGAGAAACAATTCAAGGAGAATGTCGTAGACTTTGCTGAGCAAAAAGGAACATCAGATGAAGAAGTGTTTGCAGCCGCTTACCACAAGCTGGTCCATTCACCCGCCTTGGAGACCATCATGCAAGTGGAAAGCTCTTATGCTAAGACTGTTATGAATATGTTGAAGAACCGTGATGAGGATATTCAAAAACTTACACAAAA acaaaCAGAGGAAATGGAAGAGAAAATGCGACTTTTAAATGTATCGACAACTGAAGAAGAAATTAATGCATTAGCAGCACAACATTTTGAGCAGCAAAGCCTGGCAGCGGGGAGGTGGGACTCTCAGCTCGATGCTTTGAGACACACTCAAAGAGCCACTCACAGAGCCTGGCTCATGACCGCTATTAATGAATATCAGACTGATGAAAGAGTTACTCCAAG CACGTCGCCGCTGAGCGCGCTGCCGCCGGAGCCGCTGGCGCCGCTCGCGCCGCGACTGGAGGAGAGCTTCACCATACACCTCGGCTCGCAGCTCAAGCAGACGCACAACATCCGCCTCGTGGCCGTCGACATGCTGGACCTCTGCTCCGGCGACAGGGCAGACGG GGGGGCGTGGTCGCGCGTGCAGCCGGCGCTGGCGCTGTACTCGAGTGAGCTGAGCGGCGCCGTGCTGTGCGCCGACGCGCGGGTGCGCTCGCCGCAGCTGCGCGCCGCCACCGAGCACCACTTCGCCGACCTCGACGCGCAGCTGCGGCGCATCGCGGACGCCGTGGAGGAGCCC GCGGCGCGGCGCAACGCGCAGCGCgagggcggcgcgcgcgcgcggcgggcgCTGCAGCCCGGCGACGTGTTCGTGACGCGCCACAGCAACCTGGCGGACGCGCACGTCGTCTTCCACCTCGTCGTCGACGACGACTCCCTCAAATCAG GTGACATAACGTCGCGCCACCCCGCCATCCTGGGTCTCCGCAACATTCTGAAGGCGGCCTGCTGCAACGACGTCACCTCCATCGCGATACCGCTGCTGCTGCGGCACGAGCTGACGGAG GAGATGACGGCGGCGTGGTGCATGCGGCGCGCGGAGCTGGTGCTGAAGTGCGTGAAGGGCTTCGTGCTGGAGgcgagcggcggcggcggcgcggcgctgcGCACGCTGACGGCGGCGCTGCCGGCCGCCATCAGCCCGGCGCTGTTCGCGGCGCTGGGCGCGCTGCTGCCGACCATCTTCCGCGTGTCCGGCCCCGTGCGCGCGCGCCCGCAGCCCGCCTAG
- the LOC124539816 gene encoding myosin regulatory light chain 2, translating into MADKEKKIKKKKAKEDAPAEEAAAAPAERQSRGSRKAKRTGSNVFSMFSQKQVAEFKEAFQLMDHDKDGIIGKSDLRATFDSLGRLASEKELDEMTSEASGPINFTQLLTLFANRMSGGADDDDVVINAFKTFDNDGKIDSERLRHALMTWGDKFSADEVDEAYDQMEIDDKGFIDTTKLITMLTASAEEEEGGEAA; encoded by the exons ATG GCGGACAAAGAAAAGAAGATCAAGAAGAAGAAGGCAAAAGAAGACGCGCCCGCTGAAGAGGCTGCGGCAGCGCCCGCTGAGAGACAGTCACGTGGAAGCCGCAAGGCCAAGCGTACTGGCTCCAATGTCTTCTCTATGTTCTCCCAGAAGCAGGTCGCCGAATTCAAGGAG GCCTTCCAGCTAATGGACCACGACAAGGACGGTATCATCGGTAAGAGCGACCTCCGCGCGACCTTCGACTCCCTGGGCAGACTCGCCAGCGAGAAGGAGCTCGACGAGATGACCAGCGAGGCCTCTGGCCCCATCAACTTCACTCAGCTCCTGACATTGTTCGCAAACCGCATGTCTGGTGGTGCTGACGATGATGACGTTGTCATCAACGCCTTCAAGACCTTCGACAACGATGGCAAGATCGACTCCGAAAGGTTGAGGCACGCCCTCATGACCTGGGGTGACAAGTTCTCGGCCGACGAAGTCGACGAAGCTTACGACCAGATGGAAATCGACGACAAAGGTTTCATCGACACCACCAAGCTGATCACCATGCTGACCGCCAGCGCCGAGGAGGAGGAAGGCGGCGAGGCTGCGTAA